DNA sequence from the Salvelinus alpinus chromosome 7, SLU_Salpinus.1, whole genome shotgun sequence genome:
ccgcaaacttgatgattgagttggaggcgtgcatggccacgcagtcgtgggtgaacagggagtacaggagagggctcagaacgcacccttgttgggccccagtgttgaggatcagtggggtggagatgttgttacctaccctcaccacctgggggcggcccgtcaggaagtccagtacccagttgcacagggcggggtcgagacccagggtctcgagcttgatgacgagtttggagggtactatggtgttaaatgctgagctgtagtcgatgaacatcattctcacatagctattcctcttgtccagatgggttagggcagtgtgcagtgtggttgcgattgcgtcgtctgtggacctatttggtcggtaagcaaattggagtgggtctagggtgtcaggtagggtggaggtgatatggtccttgactagtctctcaaagcacttcatgatgacggaagtgagtgctacgtggcggtagtcgtttagctcagttaccttagctttcttgggaacaggaacaatggtggccctcttgatgcatgtgggaacagcagactgggataaggattgattgaatatgtccgtaaacacaccagccagctgatctgcgcatgctctgaggacgcggctgggaatgccgtctgggcctgcagccttgcgagggttaacacgtttaaatgttttactcacctcggctgcagtgaaggagagcccgcaggttttggtagcgggccgtgtcagtggcactgtattgtcctcaaagcgagcaaaaaagttatttagtctgtctgggagcaagacatcctggtccgcgacggggctggttttctttttgtaatccgtgattgactgtagaccctgccacatacctcttgtgtctgagctgttgaattgcgactctactttgtctctatactggcatttagcttgtttgattgccttgcggagggaatagctacactgtttgtattcggtcatgtttccggtcaccttgccctggttaaaagcagtggttcgcgctttcagtttcgcgcgaatgctgccatcaatccacggtttctggtttgggaatgttttaatcgttgctgtgggtataatgtcgccaatgcactttctaatgaactcgcccaccgaatcagcatattcgtcaatgttgttgttggacgcaatgcggaacatatcccaatccacgtgatcaaagcagtcttgaagcgtggaatcagattggtcggaccagcgttgaacagacctgagcgcgggagcttcttgttttagtttctgtttgtaggctgaaAGCAACAAAATtaagtcgtggtcagcttttccgaaaggagggcggggagggccttatatgcgtcgcagaagttagaataacaatgatccagggttttaccagccctggtagcacaatcgatatgctgatagaatttagggagtcttgttttcagattagccttgttaaaatccccagctacaatgaatgcagcctcaggatgtgtggtttccagtttacatagagtcagataaagtttgttcagggccatcgatgtgtctgcttggggggtaatatatacggctgtgattataatcgaagataattcccttggtagataatgcggtcgacatttgattgtgaggaattttaagttaggtgaacagaaggacttgagttcctgtatgttgttatgatcacaccacgtcttgttaatcataaggcataccgccccgcccctcttcttaccagaaagatgcttgtttctgtcagcgcgatgcgtgaagaaaccagctggctgcaccgactccgttagtgtctcttgagtgagccatgtttccgtgaagcaaagaacgttacagtctctgatgtctctctggaatgctacccttgctcggatttcatcaaccttgttgtcaagagactggacattggcgagtagtatgctagggagtggacaGCCTCTTTATGCAATACAACTTGTGCAAACGTGCCAATCTTCTTTTCTGTTGCCTTAGCAAACATGGTATGTTGCAATTGTTATGCTAATATAACAGCTTAGATTAGATTTCCTCCCCTTAGTGAGCTCTACTCTTCCCATCTGGCCAAGGCCCAAATCATACAGTACCTTCTCGAACACAGGGAGGTAACGGCTTGTTGctttcctctctatctcctccagTTTAGTTTTCTTGGCGTCAGGCGGCATGAAGGGCAACGCCATCATCATTTGCATCAAGTCCTGCACGCCCTCAGCATACATGTCAATCCTAAAAGTAAATGAAAACCAAACCCTTTGAAACCATAGCAGATTTCCCTCCTTTTTTGTACAAACAGCTTCACTTATGTCTCTGTAATACAACCAAACAAGTAAATAAAAGTTTGAATTCAATCATAAAAAATGTCATACATACATGACTCGTTCTTTTAAGTCTTTCCCATAGAGATTGTATTTCCCTGCTATGTAGTTCAGGATAGCCTTGGTTTGAACCAGCTTCATTCCATCCATTTCCACCAAGGGAACCTGCTCAAACATGAGTGCTCCATCTAAAAAGAATTAAGGTGAAACAATTAAACACCCTTCAAATCAATGAGCATGTTATCAGAGTTATATTACCATTGTGACCTAACTTACCACTCAACAGTTTTACATATTCCTGGCGCTTTGTTATATTCACTTCCTCAAACTGTGGacataaaatgtatattttaattATGACAGAACATCCAGTTCAGTGATCCATCTGTGGGCATCACATGTTTGTCTAGCCACCATTTCACTCTAGCCACCATTTCACTCTAGCCACCATTTCACTCTAGCCACTATTTCACTCTAGCCACCATTTCACTCTAGCCACTATTTCAACTCATGTAAACAACCTACAGTAAAATTGTGTTTTATTTGTTCAGCCTACTTACCTCAACTCCAACAACTGCTAAAAGCCATCGAATTGACTCCATTCTCCCCCTCCCATTAAAATAAGTCAACACCACTTTTCCAGACATGGTGAAATTGTAGTTTACTGTAGGAAAGAAATAACCACATTCCATTACGCTTTCATGTGTGCTAGATGCATTGCATTAGATTTTTTGGTGCATGCATGCCTGTCAAATACATTACTGTACATTGTGAACAGCCTACTCTGAAACTAGAACACTGAAACATACAAGACAATTAAGCTGAAAAACAAAAGCATTCAAAACATGCGGTTGTCTGTGTAATTATCAACCAATAATTTCTAGATAAGTCTAAGTAATACTGACCTTATATGTCGAGAGTCAAGTATGCACCTTTAATGTGGggcagcagggtagcctagtggttagggcgttggactcgtaaccgaaaagttgcaagttcgaattcccgagctaacaaggtacaaatctgtcgttctgccactgaacaagcaGTTAGCCCACCGTCATTGAAATTAAGAATTTAttatttactgacttgcctagttaaataaagataaactaaaataaaacatttgtgtgAACTCCGAATAAGTTAATTAACAAAGTTACGAAACACTTCTAACGAAGAAGTGAACCTCAAGCACTGTCATATGACCAACATGAGAGTTGAGTTGGAGATTTGCATGTCTGCAAGGCATCATGGGTAAAATAACAAATGCATTGTGAAACAATCATATTAGAAGGCAAATCACATATTCTCCGACTCTTTCCATCTTACCGGAGATGTTAttatttactgacttgcctagttaaataaagataaactaaaataaaacatttgtgtgAACTCCGAATAAGTTAATTAACAAAGTTACGAAACACTTCTAACGAAGAAGTGAACCTCAAGCACTGTCATATGACCAACATGAGAGTTGAGTTGGAGATTTGCATGTCTGCAAGGCATCATGGGTAAAATAACAAATGCATTGTGAAACAATCATATTAGAAGGCTAATCACATATTCTCCGACTCTTTCCATCTTACCGGAGATGTTATAACAGACAATATTTTAAAATACGAACTCCAAAAACAACACAACCCGTAACTGCAAATCGTATGACTCTTTCTCGGTATATAAACCGACGAGCTACTCCTCTACTGCGGATGTGAGGGCGATCTGGCTGCGACATCTGTCACCCCATTGATCGCTAGGGTTGATTCGGCTGATCTGGCTGGCTAGGCGGGTGTCCCCTTCCTCCCTCACCGCTCCATGTGCGTCCCTCCCGAAGCCCCGCGCTCGGTGGAAGAGGACGAGTTTCCCGGACGAGCATCGTTGGTATACGCGTAGCTGCACTCCCTGCTAGAACCTCCAAACAAGCTCAAGGCCCATTTGTAGGAGAAACGTAGGGAAGTCAAGCTCCAAGACTTCAGACACATCCAAATGAGGCACTGCACGTGGCAGTCTGCCTTCTTTTGTAAAAAAAATTTAACAAGTTTTTTTACTTCGCTTTTAAACAGTAAATAAATACACTTCAGCAGTTGTCGAGGTTCTCTCTTCACTGTCAGGCGATTTGTTTTATCTGGATTGGTTTGCCTTGTTCGTTtgtgggggggcaggtagccaagtgcgttacagagcgttgggccagtaaccaaaaggtcgccgGATCGAAACccagagctgacaaa
Encoded proteins:
- the LOC139580447 gene encoding glutathione S-transferase 3-like, whose translation is MSGKVVLTYFNGRGRMESIRWLLAVVGVEFEEVNITKRQEYVKLLSDGALMFEQVPLVEMDGMKLVQTKAILNYIAGKYNLYGKDLKERVMIDMYAEGVQDLMQMMMALPFMPPDAKKTKLEEIERKATSRYLPVFEKALISSQYLVGYQLSCADVQLLETTLMLEETFPTILSKFPVVKAFQGRMKSLPAIHKFLQPGSKRKPQSDDVYVKTVCEVLDFKL